In a genomic window of Anas acuta chromosome 9, bAnaAcu1.1, whole genome shotgun sequence:
- the LOC137860886 gene encoding serine/threonine-protein kinase ATR-like: protein MSMVGYILGLGDRHGENILFDSLTGECVHVDFNCLFNKGETFEVPEIVPFRLTHNMVHGMGPMGTEGLFRRACEVTMRLMRDQREPLMSVLKTFLHDPLVEWSKPVKGNTKAQVNETGEVVNEKAKTHVLDIEQRLQGVIKTRNRIKGLPLSIEGHVHYLIQEASDDNLLCQMYMGWAPYM, encoded by the exons ATGTCAATGGTAGGTTACATACTTGGTCTAGGAGACCGTCATGGTGAAAATATCCTCTTTGATTCCTTGACTGGTGAATGCGTGCATGTGGATTTCAATTGTCTTTTCAATAAG GGAGAAACTTTTGAAGTTCCCGAGATTGTTCCTTTTCGTCTCACTCATAACATGGTTCATGGAATGGGCCCAATGGGAACAGAAGGTCTCTTCCGAAGAGCTTGTGAAGTCACAATGAGGCTTATGCGTGATCAAAGGGAGCCTCTAATGAG tGTCTTAAAGACTTTTCTCCATGATCCTCTTGTGGAGTGGAGTAAGCCTGTCAAAGGGAACACAAAAGCACAGGTGAACGAAACTGGAGAAGTTGTCAATGAAAAG gCCAAAACCCATGTCCTTGATATAGAACAACGGCTACAGGGTGTTATCAAGacaagaaacagaataaaaggaTTACCCTTATCTATTGAAGGGCATGTTCATTACCTTATTCAAGAAGCAAGTGATGACAATCTACTCTGCCAAATGTATATGGGCTGGGCTCCATATATGTGA